Proteins encoded in a region of the Xylocopa sonorina isolate GNS202 chromosome 1, iyXylSono1_principal, whole genome shotgun sequence genome:
- the Gpdh1 gene encoding glycerol-3-phosphate dehydrogenase 1, translating to MADKQRVCIIGSGNWGSAIAKIVGTNAAKLNNFEDRVTMYVYEEMINGKKLTEIINETHENVKYLPGHKIPPNVIAIPDVVKAAKDADILIFVIPHQFINKICNSLLGKIKSTAVGLSLIKGFDKKEGGGIELISQIISKQLHIPVSVLMGANLASEVAEEMFCETTIGCKDKNMAPILRDIIQTPYFRVVVVEDVDSVECCGALKNIVACGAGFIDGLGLGDNTKAAVIRLGLMEMIKFVDVFFPGGKLSTFFESCGIADLITTCYGGRNRKVSEAFVKTGKTIEELEKEMLNGQKLQGPFTAEEVNYMLKARNMENRFPLFTAIHRICIGEIKPAELIEYIRNHPEHMTDSGNTSILQLPPPRSHL from the exons ATGGCAGACAAACAACGTGTTTGTATTATTGGATCAGGAAATTG GGGTTCAGCTATCGCTAAGATAGTAGGAACAAATGCCGCTAAACTTAATAATTTTGAGGATCGCGTTACGATGTATGTTTACGAAGAAATGATCAATGGAAAAAAACTAACTGAAATTATTAATGAAACGCATGAAAACGTAAAGTATCTCCCTGGACACAAAATTCCGCCAAACGTG ATTGCAATTCCTGATGTAGTAAAAGCTGCTAAAGATGCAGATATTTTGATTTTTGTAATACCACatcaatttataaataaaatatgtaATTCGTTATTGGGAAAAATTAAGTCTACAGCTGTTGGTCTTTCTTTGATAAAG GGCTTTGATAAAAAGGAGGGGGGCGGAATTGAACTTATTTCACAAATAATCTCAAAACAACTTCACATTCCTGTTTCCGTATTAATGGGAGCAAATTTGGCTTCTGAAGTAGCTGAAGAAATGTTTTGTGAGACTACTATTG gttGCAAGGACAAGAATATGGCTCCTATATTAAGAGATATAATACAAACCCCATATTTTAGAGTTGTAGTTGTTGAAGATGTTGACTCAGTTGAATGTTGTGGTGCATTAAAG AATATAGTAGCCTGCGGCGCTGGTTTTATCGATGGTTTAGGACTAGGTGATAATACAAAGGCGGCAGTTATTAGATTAGGTCTTATGGAAATGATTAAGTTCGTAGATGTCTTTTTCCCTGGAGGAAAACTTTCTACTTTCTTTGAAAGTTGTGGCATAGCAGACCTTATCACCACTTGTTATGGTGGTCGCAATCGTAAAGTTTCAGAAGCTTTTGTTAAAACCGGCAAG ACGATAGAAGAATTAGAGAAGGAAATGTTGAATGGGCAAAAATTACAAGGCCCCTTCACTGCTGAAGAAGTAAATTACATGCTGAAGgcaagaaatatggaaaatagaTTTCCTCTTTTTACGGCCATACATCGTATTTGTATTGGTGAGATAAAGCCTGCAGAATTAATCGAATACATACGCAATCATCCAGAACACAT